In one Paraburkholderia azotifigens genomic region, the following are encoded:
- the trpA gene encoding tryptophan synthase subunit alpha gives MSRIQSTFAALAAQGKKGLIPFMTAGDPDPARTVEFMHALAKGGADVIELGVPFSDPMADGPVIQQSSERALAKGMSLRHVLADVKRFRETNDKTPVVLMGYANPIERMGADAFAAAAKDAGVDGVLVVDYPPEESANFAEKMKAAGIDPIFLLAPTSTDERIAEVGKIASGYVYYVSLKGVTGAANLDVLSIASKIPAIKSRVPLPVGVGFGIRDAQSARAVAEVSDAVVIGSRIVQLLEEAAPESAAAKLTNFISEIRQSLDSIGATAR, from the coding sequence ATGTCCCGTATTCAATCCACGTTCGCGGCGCTGGCCGCGCAGGGCAAGAAAGGTCTGATCCCGTTCATGACCGCCGGCGATCCCGATCCGGCGCGCACGGTCGAGTTCATGCATGCACTCGCGAAGGGCGGTGCCGATGTCATCGAGCTCGGCGTGCCGTTCTCCGACCCGATGGCCGATGGTCCCGTGATCCAGCAGTCGTCGGAACGCGCGCTGGCGAAGGGCATGTCGCTCCGGCACGTGCTGGCCGACGTCAAGCGCTTCCGCGAAACCAACGACAAAACGCCCGTCGTGCTGATGGGCTACGCCAACCCGATCGAGCGCATGGGTGCCGATGCATTCGCCGCAGCGGCGAAAGATGCGGGCGTCGACGGCGTGCTGGTTGTCGACTATCCGCCGGAAGAATCAGCTAACTTCGCTGAAAAGATGAAGGCGGCCGGGATCGATCCAATTTTTCTGCTCGCGCCCACGTCGACGGACGAGCGGATCGCAGAGGTTGGTAAAATCGCGTCCGGTTACGTCTACTATGTATCGCTCAAGGGTGTGACGGGCGCTGCAAATCTGGACGTTTTGAGCATCGCGAGTAAAATCCCGGCCATCAAGTCGCGCGTACCGCTGCCGGTGGGCGTCGGTTTCGGCATTCGCGACGCGCAATCCGCGCGCGCTGTGGCCGAAGTATCCGATGCCGTCGTGATCGGCAGCCGTATCGTGCAATTGCTCGAAGAAGCAGCACCCGAATCCGCTGCCGCCAAACTGACGAACTTCATCAGCGAAATTCGTCAGTCACTCGACAGCATCGGCGCGACTGCCCGATAA
- the purF gene encoding amidophosphoribosyltransferase has protein sequence MCGIVGVVSQSPVNQLLYDSLLLLQHRGQDAAGIATADGNTFHMHKANGMVRDVFRTRNMRSLPGTSGIGQVRYPTAGSASSEEEAQPFYVNAPFGIILAHNGNLTNWQQLKDEMFRVDRRHINTNSDTEVMLNVLAHEVQTASSGLQLDPAAMFKAVSGVHRRVRGSYAIVSLISGYGLLGFRDPFGIRPLCIGKLETASGTEWMLASESVAIEGIGFEFVRDVAPGEAIFIDFDGNFHAQQCAPNASLNPCIFELVYLARPDSVLDGVPVYNARLRMGDYLAEKILRELPEDVKIDVVMPIPDSSRPAAMQVAAKLGVEYREGFFKNRYVGRTFIMPGQAVRKKSVRQKLNAMGIEFKGKNVLIVDDSIVRGTTSHEIVQMARDAGANKVIFASAAPPVKFPNVYGIDMPTRSELVAHDRSDEEVARLIGADFLVYQDVDALKNAVRDINPALKDFEASCFDGNYITGDVTTEYLDRIESARLAPSAQSDRDAASEAIDGGAARSQLHLQLSVE, from the coding sequence ATGTGCGGCATCGTAGGCGTAGTTTCCCAGTCTCCCGTCAACCAGTTGCTCTATGACAGCCTGCTGCTGCTGCAGCACCGCGGTCAGGACGCAGCCGGCATCGCCACGGCGGACGGCAACACTTTCCACATGCACAAGGCGAACGGCATGGTGCGCGACGTGTTCCGCACGCGCAACATGCGCAGCCTGCCCGGCACGAGCGGCATCGGCCAGGTGCGTTATCCGACGGCCGGTTCCGCGTCGAGCGAAGAAGAAGCCCAGCCGTTCTACGTGAACGCGCCGTTCGGCATCATCCTCGCGCACAACGGCAACCTGACCAACTGGCAGCAGTTGAAAGACGAGATGTTCCGCGTCGATCGCCGCCACATCAACACGAATTCCGACACCGAAGTGATGCTCAACGTGCTCGCGCACGAAGTGCAGACGGCGAGCTCGGGCCTGCAACTTGATCCCGCCGCGATGTTCAAGGCGGTGTCGGGCGTGCATCGCCGCGTGCGTGGTTCGTACGCGATCGTGTCGCTGATTTCCGGCTATGGTCTGCTCGGTTTCCGTGACCCGTTCGGCATTCGTCCGCTGTGTATCGGCAAGCTGGAAACGGCGTCGGGCACGGAATGGATGCTCGCATCGGAATCGGTGGCGATCGAAGGCATCGGCTTCGAATTCGTGCGCGACGTCGCGCCGGGCGAGGCGATCTTCATCGACTTCGACGGTAACTTCCACGCGCAGCAGTGCGCGCCGAACGCAAGCCTGAACCCGTGCATTTTCGAACTCGTGTATCTCGCGCGTCCGGATTCGGTGCTCGACGGCGTGCCCGTCTACAACGCGCGTCTGCGCATGGGCGACTATCTGGCCGAAAAGATCCTGCGGGAACTGCCGGAGGACGTAAAAATCGACGTCGTGATGCCGATTCCGGACTCGTCGCGCCCCGCGGCGATGCAGGTCGCAGCGAAGCTCGGTGTCGAGTACCGCGAAGGCTTCTTCAAGAACCGCTACGTGGGCCGCACTTTTATCATGCCGGGCCAGGCGGTGCGTAAAAAGTCCGTGCGCCAGAAGCTGAACGCAATGGGCATCGAGTTCAAGGGCAAGAACGTGCTGATCGTCGACGATTCGATCGTGCGCGGCACCACCTCGCATGAAATCGTGCAGATGGCGCGCGATGCGGGCGCGAACAAGGTGATCTTCGCGTCGGCGGCGCCGCCCGTGAAGTTCCCGAACGTGTACGGCATCGACATGCCAACGCGCAGCGAACTCGTCGCACATGACCGCTCGGACGAAGAAGTGGCGCGTCTGATCGGGGCCGACTTCCTCGTCTATCAGGACGTCGATGCGCTGAAGAACGCGGTGCGCGACATCAACCCGGCGCTGAAGGACTTCGAGGCGTCGTGCTTCGACGGCAACTACATCACGGGCGACGTGACGACGGAATATCTCGATCGCATCGAATCCGCGCGTCTCGCGCCGTCCGCGCAATCGGACCGTGATGCGGCGAGCGAAGCGATCGACGGCGGCGCTGCACGTTCGCAACTGCACCTGCAATTGTCGGTCGAGTAA
- the accD gene encoding acetyl-CoA carboxylase, carboxyltransferase subunit beta — protein MSWLDKLLPPKIKQTDPKSRKGIPEGLWIKCPSCEAVLYRNDVEANLHVCPKCDHHMRIGARERLDGLLDPEGRYEIGQEILPVDALKFKDSRKYPDRLKEAMDETDETDAMVVMGGAIHTLPVVVACFEFAFMGGSMGSVVGERFARGAQNALEQQVPFICFTASGGARMQESLLSLMQMAKTTAMLTRLAEAKLPFISVLTDPTMGGVSASFAFLGDVVIAEPKALIGFAGPRVIEQTVREKLPEGFQRAEFLLQKGAIDMIVDRRKLREELAQLMALLTRQPADAVA, from the coding sequence ATGAGCTGGCTCGACAAACTGTTGCCGCCGAAAATCAAGCAAACCGACCCGAAGAGCCGCAAGGGCATTCCGGAAGGGCTGTGGATCAAGTGCCCGTCGTGCGAAGCGGTGCTGTACCGCAACGACGTCGAGGCCAATCTCCACGTCTGCCCGAAGTGCGACCACCATATGCGGATCGGCGCGCGCGAACGGCTCGACGGCTTGCTCGATCCGGAAGGCCGTTATGAGATCGGTCAGGAAATCCTGCCGGTCGACGCGCTGAAGTTCAAGGACAGCCGCAAGTATCCCGATCGCCTGAAAGAGGCGATGGACGAGACCGACGAAACCGACGCCATGGTGGTGATGGGCGGCGCGATCCACACGCTGCCGGTCGTCGTGGCGTGCTTCGAGTTCGCGTTCATGGGCGGCTCGATGGGTTCCGTGGTCGGCGAGCGCTTCGCGCGCGGCGCGCAGAATGCGCTCGAGCAGCAGGTGCCGTTCATCTGCTTCACTGCCTCGGGCGGCGCGCGGATGCAGGAAAGCCTGTTGTCGCTGATGCAGATGGCCAAAACCACCGCGATGCTGACCAGGCTTGCCGAAGCCAAGCTGCCGTTCATCTCCGTGCTGACCGACCCGACGATGGGCGGCGTGTCGGCAAGTTTCGCGTTCCTCGGTGACGTCGTGATTGCCGAGCCGAAGGCGCTGATCGGCTTCGCCGGCCCGCGCGTGATCGAGCAGACCGTGCGCGAAAAGCTGCCGGAAGGCTTCCAGCGCGCCGAATTCCTGTTGCAAAAGGGCGCGATCGACATGATCGTCGACCGCCGCAAGCTGCGCGAAGAACTCGCGCAACTGATGGCGCTGCTGACGCGCCAGCCGGCGGACGCAGTCGCCTAA
- a CDS encoding sensor histidine kinase, producing MSIVTTSTPSSSGSNEEMPAVTERTARRSAETALFMRDHVLSLVSHDLRSPLNAIHSWAYVLDRKIDANDATAQRALEGIRNGVDQQVKLLESIVDTTRAETKALALNRAPFALRPLLDDTLGDVREGLAARRGVELALNTPLAEQQMDGDRERLAAALWLLVTFAVEASASGTTVTLEADIDASKFCATVSWQASSAALTDPALPHVLENFARAQATHPREAGRISWVLGLCKRISEAHDGAFEQGEWTDGQSSTLKLRVPLAGA from the coding sequence ATGTCGATCGTGACCACGTCTACCCCGTCTTCTTCCGGCAGCAACGAGGAGATGCCTGCCGTCACCGAGCGAACCGCGCGACGCAGCGCCGAAACGGCGCTCTTCATGCGCGATCACGTGCTGTCGCTGGTGTCGCACGACCTGCGCAGCCCGTTGAACGCCATTCATAGCTGGGCCTATGTGCTCGACCGCAAGATCGATGCAAACGACGCCACCGCGCAACGCGCGCTCGAAGGTATCCGCAATGGCGTCGACCAGCAAGTCAAGCTGCTCGAATCGATCGTCGATACGACGCGCGCCGAAACCAAAGCACTCGCGTTGAACCGCGCGCCGTTCGCGTTGCGTCCGCTGCTCGACGACACCCTCGGCGATGTGCGCGAAGGGCTTGCTGCGCGGCGCGGCGTCGAGCTTGCGCTGAACACGCCGCTTGCCGAACAGCAGATGGACGGCGACCGTGAGCGCCTCGCCGCTGCGCTGTGGCTGCTCGTCACGTTCGCAGTGGAGGCGAGTGCAAGCGGCACGACTGTCACGCTCGAGGCAGACATCGACGCCTCGAAGTTCTGCGCCACCGTTTCCTGGCAGGCATCGTCTGCCGCACTGACCGATCCGGCGCTGCCTCACGTGCTCGAAAATTTCGCGCGTGCGCAAGCCACGCACCCGCGCGAAGCGGGCCGCATTTCATGGGTGCTGGGCCTCTGCAAGCGCATTTCGGAAGCGCACGACGGCGCATTCGAACAGGGCGAATGGACGGACGGCCAATCTTCCACGCTCAAGTTGCGCGTGCCGCTCGCGGGCGCGTGA
- a CDS encoding O-succinylhomoserine sulfhydrylase — protein sequence MDDSLNFDTLAVRSGTLRSDFGEHSEALFLTSSFVFASAAEAAERFAKSEDYYTYSRFTNPTVTMFQERLAALEGGEACMATASGMSAIMSVVMSALQAGDHLVSSQSLFGSTLGMFSQIFSRFGITTTFVDPTDLDAWKNAVRPETKMFFLETPSNPLTEIADIEAISKIARSANALFVVDNCFCSPALQQPLKLGADVVMHSATKFLDGQGRVLGGALVGSKQFIMEKVFPFVRSAGPTLSAFNAWILLKGMETLSLRVERQSANALEIARWLDQHPSVGRVFYPGLESHPQYEIAKRQQKAGGAIVSFELKGDTPEEMRANAWRVIDGTKICSITGNLGDTRTTITHPATTTHGRVTAEARAAAGITEGLIRLAVGLESARDIREDLARGL from the coding sequence ATGGACGACTCACTCAACTTCGACACGCTCGCGGTTCGCTCGGGAACATTGCGCAGCGATTTCGGCGAACATTCCGAGGCGCTCTTTCTGACGTCGAGCTTCGTCTTTGCGAGTGCCGCGGAAGCCGCCGAGCGCTTCGCGAAATCCGAAGACTATTACACGTACTCGCGCTTCACGAATCCGACCGTGACGATGTTCCAGGAGCGCCTTGCGGCGCTTGAGGGCGGCGAGGCGTGCATGGCGACGGCCTCGGGAATGAGCGCGATCATGTCGGTGGTGATGTCGGCGTTGCAGGCGGGCGATCACCTCGTCAGTTCGCAGAGTCTGTTCGGTTCGACGCTCGGCATGTTCTCGCAGATCTTCAGCAGATTCGGCATCACGACGACCTTCGTCGATCCGACCGATCTCGACGCCTGGAAAAATGCCGTACGTCCCGAGACGAAGATGTTCTTCCTGGAAACGCCGTCGAACCCTCTGACGGAGATTGCGGACATCGAAGCGATCAGCAAGATCGCCAGGTCGGCGAATGCGCTTTTCGTCGTCGACAACTGTTTCTGCAGTCCGGCGCTGCAGCAGCCGCTTAAGCTTGGTGCGGACGTCGTGATGCATTCGGCGACCAAGTTCCTCGACGGCCAGGGGCGCGTGCTTGGCGGCGCGCTGGTCGGCTCGAAACAGTTCATCATGGAAAAGGTGTTTCCGTTCGTGCGCAGCGCGGGGCCGACGTTGTCCGCGTTCAACGCGTGGATTCTGCTGAAGGGCATGGAGACATTGTCGCTGCGTGTCGAGCGTCAGTCGGCGAATGCGCTCGAGATCGCGCGTTGGCTCGATCAGCATCCTTCCGTTGGGCGAGTGTTCTATCCCGGCCTGGAGTCGCATCCGCAGTATGAGATCGCGAAGCGTCAGCAGAAGGCGGGTGGTGCGATCGTGTCGTTCGAACTGAAGGGCGATACGCCTGAGGAGATGCGAGCCAATGCGTGGCGTGTGATCGACGGCACGAAGATCTGCTCGATAACAGGAAATCTCGGCGATACGCGGACGACGATTACGCATCCTGCTACGACCACTCACGGTCGTGTCACGGCGGAAGCCCGCGCGGCGGCGGGGATTACGGAAGGGTTGATCCGGTTGGCTGTCGGGCTTGAGAGTGCAAGGGATATTCGCGAGGATCTCGCTAGAGGTTTGTAG
- the folC gene encoding bifunctional tetrahydrofolate synthase/dihydrofolate synthase, translating to MTTFPTLDAWLTHLESAHPVGIDMGLARISKVRDALQLSFACPVITVGGTNGKGSTCAILESILLRAGYSVGCHTSPHLLSFNERARINGEMAADADLLPHFEAVEKARRSLPEPVSLTYFEFTTLAIMHLFAERGLDAVIFEVGLGGRLDAVNILDTDCAIITSIDIDHTDFLGDTRDKIAFEKAGIFRAGKPAICADPVPPQTLIDHAEKIGADLWLFGRDFHYEAQPGNERQQWSYIGPSMRRSALAYPALRGANQLINTTAALAGLEALRDRLPVSAQDIRLGLANVELPGRFQVLPGKPSIVLDVGHNPHAAAVLGQNLGNMGYFPYTYAVFGSMRDKDIAGVLSHLKGEIDHWNVTDLPTPRAASAEELHTALRDAGVADGPDNSVQRFATPAEAFQDALKRASENDRIVVFGSFYTVAGVMAYRKSQQH from the coding sequence ATGACCACTTTCCCCACTCTCGACGCGTGGCTCACGCACCTGGAATCCGCCCATCCCGTCGGTATCGACATGGGTCTTGCGCGTATCAGTAAGGTGCGCGACGCGTTGCAATTGTCGTTTGCGTGTCCGGTGATCACGGTCGGCGGGACGAACGGCAAGGGTTCCACCTGCGCGATTCTCGAATCGATCCTGCTGCGCGCCGGCTACAGCGTCGGCTGCCATACGTCGCCGCATCTGCTGTCGTTCAACGAGCGCGCGCGGATCAACGGCGAAATGGCGGCGGACGCGGACCTGTTGCCGCATTTCGAAGCGGTCGAAAAGGCGCGTCGCTCGCTGCCTGAGCCTGTTTCGCTGACTTATTTCGAGTTCACGACGCTCGCGATCATGCATCTGTTCGCGGAGCGCGGCCTCGACGCGGTGATTTTCGAAGTAGGGCTGGGCGGGCGTCTCGACGCCGTCAATATTCTCGATACCGATTGCGCGATCATCACCAGCATCGACATCGATCACACCGACTTCCTCGGCGATACGCGCGACAAAATTGCGTTCGAGAAAGCGGGTATTTTCCGAGCGGGCAAACCGGCCATCTGCGCCGACCCGGTTCCGCCGCAAACGCTGATCGATCACGCAGAGAAGATCGGCGCTGACTTGTGGCTGTTCGGACGCGATTTCCACTACGAAGCGCAGCCGGGCAACGAGCGACAGCAGTGGAGCTACATCGGACCGTCGATGCGCCGCTCCGCGCTCGCATATCCGGCGCTGCGCGGCGCGAATCAGCTGATCAACACGACGGCGGCGCTGGCGGGACTCGAAGCATTGCGCGACCGGCTGCCCGTGTCGGCGCAGGATATTCGCCTCGGGCTCGCGAACGTCGAACTGCCGGGGCGCTTCCAGGTGCTGCCTGGCAAGCCGTCGATCGTCCTGGATGTTGGCCACAATCCGCATGCGGCCGCCGTGCTGGGACAAAATCTCGGCAATATGGGCTATTTTCCGTACACATATGCGGTATTTGGCTCGATGCGAGACAAGGACATCGCGGGCGTGCTGAGCCATCTGAAGGGCGAGATCGATCACTGGAACGTGACCGATCTGCCGACGCCGCGGGCGGCGAGCGCTGAAGAACTGCACACCGCGTTGCGCGATGCGGGCGTCGCCGATGGCCCGGACAACAGCGTCCAGCGTTTCGCAACGCCTGCAGAAGCTTTCCAGGATGCGCTAAAACGAGCCTCCGAAAATGATAGAATCGTGGTTTTCGGCAGTTTCTATACGGTTGCAGGCGTGATGGCCTACCGTAAATCGCAGCAGCACTGA
- a CDS encoding SPOR domain-containing protein, which translates to MGIFSFGKKDDAPTRRGANSSSSRGSRAERAERAERVERRSRRTERSGDADAMLLDPTLPEKQRARRRLVGAIALVIAAVVILPMVLDSHPKPVTDDISIDIPNRPLPKSHVSEDADTQAGVAPDNPAAPEAALAASGLAPAASSTAASGAVASQRGSDSKNAPIAMTPAKPQAPAVVANNTPTPAAKPAAKPQAEAKPAAKPEQKPASTQATQTAQAAASGAETGTPAAPPGSRFAVQLGAFQDDASAHTWANKLKAAGVPAYTERRKQADGSTRTLLRAGPFADRAAASAAIAKVREAGLSSGANNGTAQ; encoded by the coding sequence ATGGGTATTTTCTCGTTCGGCAAGAAAGACGACGCACCTACGCGGCGCGGCGCAAATTCCAGTTCCAGTCGCGGTAGTCGTGCCGAGCGCGCTGAGCGCGCGGAACGGGTTGAACGGCGCAGCCGTCGCACGGAGCGTTCCGGCGACGCCGACGCGATGCTGCTCGACCCCACGCTCCCTGAAAAGCAGCGCGCGCGACGTCGCCTCGTCGGCGCGATTGCGCTGGTTATCGCAGCCGTCGTGATTCTGCCGATGGTGCTGGATTCGCATCCGAAGCCCGTCACCGACGACATTTCCATCGACATTCCGAATCGCCCCTTGCCGAAATCGCACGTGTCCGAAGACGCCGACACGCAAGCGGGCGTTGCACCGGACAATCCGGCCGCGCCTGAGGCTGCGCTGGCGGCTTCGGGGCTCGCTCCGGCGGCATCAAGTACGGCAGCGTCGGGCGCCGTCGCGTCGCAACGCGGCAGCGACAGCAAGAACGCCCCGATCGCGATGACGCCGGCGAAGCCGCAGGCACCCGCCGTCGTCGCGAACAACACGCCCACGCCGGCAGCCAAACCCGCGGCAAAGCCGCAGGCCGAAGCGAAGCCCGCGGCAAAACCTGAACAGAAACCCGCATCGACGCAAGCGACTCAGACGGCGCAAGCAGCGGCCTCGGGCGCCGAGACGGGCACACCCGCGGCGCCTCCGGGCAGCCGCTTCGCGGTCCAGTTGGGCGCGTTCCAGGACGACGCGAGCGCGCACACGTGGGCGAACAAGTTGAAAGCGGCGGGCGTGCCCGCATATACGGAGCGTCGCAAGCAGGCCGACGGCTCCACCCGCACCCTGTTGCGCGCCGGTCCGTTCGCGGATCGTGCGGCGGCGTCGGCGGCCATCGCGAAGGTGCGCGAGGCTGGTCTGTCGTCGGGTGCGAACAACGGCACTGCGCAGTAA
- a CDS encoding FKBP-type peptidyl-prolyl cis-trans isomerase: MTTVTTESGLKYEDLKEGTGAEAKAGQTVSVHYTGWLTDGQKFDSSKDRNDPFAFVLGGGMVIKGWDEGVQGMKVGGVRKLTIPPQLGYGVRGAGGVIPPNATLVFEVELLDV, from the coding sequence ATGACTACTGTCACCACTGAATCGGGCCTCAAGTACGAAGACCTGAAGGAAGGCACGGGCGCGGAAGCGAAGGCCGGCCAGACCGTCAGCGTGCATTACACCGGCTGGCTGACGGACGGCCAGAAGTTCGATTCGAGCAAGGACCGTAACGACCCGTTCGCGTTCGTGCTGGGCGGCGGCATGGTCATCAAGGGCTGGGACGAAGGCGTGCAGGGCATGAAGGTCGGCGGCGTGCGCAAGCTGACCATTCCGCCGCAACTCGGCTACGGCGTGCGCGGCGCAGGCGGCGTGATTCCGCCGAACGCGACGCTCGTGTTCGAAGTCGAATTGCTCGACGTCTGA
- a CDS encoding CvpA family protein, translating to MFTAFDYAVMAVIGLSALRGGWRGFLSEVFGLIGWVVAFLVAARFVGLLVPFVPASLPGGALTQWLIAFAAIVIGVILVASVANALLSRLVQVSGLGGVDRSLGLMFGLVRGVILVLILVALAGLTELPKQEFWRNALLRPYAEQGVRELKPLLPETLAAYVHV from the coding sequence ATGTTCACCGCGTTCGACTACGCTGTAATGGCGGTGATCGGGCTGTCGGCACTGCGCGGCGGCTGGCGCGGCTTTTTGTCCGAGGTGTTCGGGCTGATCGGCTGGGTCGTAGCGTTTCTGGTGGCGGCGCGCTTCGTGGGGCTACTGGTGCCCTTCGTCCCGGCGAGCTTGCCGGGCGGCGCGCTGACGCAGTGGCTGATCGCGTTTGCGGCCATCGTCATCGGCGTGATCCTGGTGGCGAGCGTGGCGAACGCGCTGCTGAGCCGGTTGGTGCAGGTGTCGGGGCTGGGCGGAGTTGACCGCTCGCTTGGACTGATGTTCGGCCTCGTACGCGGGGTCATACTGGTGCTGATTCTGGTCGCCCTCGCTGGCTTGACCGAACTGCCCAAACAGGAATTCTGGCGCAACGCGCTGCTGCGGCCATACGCCGAGCAGGGCGTGCGAGAGTTAAAGCCTCTGCTTCCCGAAACGCTCGCCGCCTACGTCCACGTGTAA
- a CDS encoding AraC family transcriptional regulator: MSHAVIDAPSVSLRRYGAVEASDVHDFHQIVLGLDGAMVMAVDGVAHEIDGTAAWLIPAGSRHDYAGIGENRQLVLDLPASSVAVPQRLFDRPRAVSIDGALTQLVVHIAGRATGHIDGDASWRRFNWDAAARLCAAILEDSGTADAVPGGGLDFARIDTWLRARLSEPLRIADLAAHCGFGMRRFHQLFIEAFGETPHRYLQRVRLDTSLTLLADSRRSLTDVALEVGFGDQSAFTHAFTRRFGVAPGQWRGLLVH, from the coding sequence ATGAGTCATGCCGTCATCGACGCGCCTAGCGTTTCCCTGCGCCGTTACGGCGCGGTGGAAGCGTCGGACGTGCACGACTTTCATCAGATCGTGCTGGGTCTCGACGGTGCGATGGTGATGGCCGTGGACGGCGTCGCGCACGAAATCGACGGGACGGCTGCGTGGCTCATTCCTGCCGGTTCGCGGCACGACTATGCGGGTATCGGTGAAAACCGGCAGCTCGTGCTCGATCTGCCGGCGTCGTCTGTCGCGGTGCCGCAGCGTTTGTTCGACCGGCCGCGTGCGGTTTCGATCGACGGGGCGCTCACGCAGCTCGTTGTGCATATCGCGGGCCGGGCCACTGGGCATATCGACGGTGATGCCTCGTGGCGGCGGTTCAACTGGGATGCGGCTGCGAGGTTGTGTGCGGCGATTCTCGAAGACTCGGGTACGGCGGATGCTGTGCCGGGCGGCGGGCTCGATTTTGCGCGTATCGATACCTGGTTGCGAGCGCGTTTGTCAGAGCCGCTTCGTATTGCCGATCTTGCCGCGCATTGCGGGTTTGGCATGCGGCGGTTTCATCAGTTGTTTATCGAGGCGTTTGGCGAAACGCCGCATCGTTATTTGCAGCGGGTTCGGCTTGATACGTCGCTGACATTGCTTGCGGATTCGCGTCGATCGTTGACGGATGTTGCGCTTGAGGTGGGGTTCGGCGATCAGAGCGCCTTTACCCATGCGTTTACCCGGCGATTTGGGGTGGCGCCTGGGCAGTGGCGGGGTTTGTTAGTGCACTGA
- a CDS encoding hemolysin family protein, with translation MIQVVALIGALLLVALNGFFVAAEFGLVKLRQTRVRTLAEKHGLRGRLLATVHGRLDVYLSACQLGITLASLGLGWIGEPAFAELLNPVFHLLGIQNENLIHGISLFFAFTCISFLHIVVGELAPKSLAIRQSEQISLWVAMPLYGFYWAMYPAIWVLNTSANAVLRVAGLASGHGGDTHYSTEELKLILRGRRASVTNELDVPEDAYSQDEWNTIAHSLDFSRMTVSDLMRPAHELVSLRRDLPWRDNMQIIARHRFSRYPLLEDATGERVAGTIHLKDLLLARHAGSTLDDLSRYVRPVQYVKPDMPALELFRRFRKGAPHLALVGRKNAKPIGFLTLDNLLGALVGQIHDEFRQGDADWTRMDDGTLMGKGSLPVVSLERALGIDIDEGRAESVGGLVINALGDLPEEGQRVEFDRFDVVVKRMKGPRIVLVRVYPKTFDDEGG, from the coding sequence TTGATCCAGGTCGTCGCCCTCATTGGCGCGTTGTTGCTCGTTGCTCTCAACGGTTTCTTTGTCGCCGCCGAATTCGGTCTCGTGAAGCTGCGGCAGACGCGCGTGCGAACGCTCGCGGAGAAGCACGGCTTGCGCGGCAGGCTGCTCGCAACGGTGCATGGCCGGCTGGATGTGTATCTGTCCGCGTGCCAGCTGGGCATCACGCTCGCGTCGCTGGGACTGGGCTGGATCGGCGAACCGGCGTTTGCCGAACTGCTGAATCCCGTGTTCCATCTGCTCGGCATCCAGAACGAGAACCTGATACACGGCATCTCGCTGTTCTTCGCGTTCACGTGTATTTCGTTTCTGCACATCGTGGTCGGCGAGCTGGCGCCGAAGTCGCTCGCTATCCGCCAGTCCGAGCAGATTTCGCTGTGGGTCGCGATGCCGCTGTACGGCTTCTACTGGGCGATGTATCCGGCCATCTGGGTGCTCAACACCAGCGCGAACGCGGTGCTGCGCGTCGCGGGTCTGGCGTCCGGCCACGGCGGCGACACGCATTACTCGACGGAAGAGCTCAAGCTGATTCTTCGCGGCCGCCGTGCGAGCGTCACGAACGAACTCGACGTCCCTGAAGACGCCTATTCGCAGGACGAATGGAACACGATCGCGCATTCGCTCGATTTCTCGCGCATGACCGTGTCCGATCTGATGCGGCCTGCACATGAACTCGTGAGCCTGCGCCGTGATCTGCCGTGGCGCGACAACATGCAGATCATCGCGCGCCATCGTTTCAGCCGTTATCCGCTGCTTGAAGATGCGACGGGCGAACGTGTCGCGGGCACGATCCATCTGAAGGATCTGCTGCTCGCGCGCCACGCGGGCAGCACGCTCGACGACCTGTCGCGCTACGTGCGTCCCGTGCAGTACGTGAAGCCCGACATGCCCGCGCTCGAACTGTTCCGGCGCTTTCGCAAGGGCGCGCCGCATCTCGCGCTGGTCGGCAGGAAGAACGCGAAGCCGATCGGCTTTCTCACGCTCGACAACCTGCTCGGCGCGCTGGTCGGCCAGATTCACGACGAGTTCCGTCAGGGCGACGCGGACTGGACGCGCATGGACGACGGCACGCTGATGGGCAAGGGCAGCCTGCCCGTCGTGTCGCTGGAGCGCGCGCTCGGTATTGATATCGACGAAGGTCGCGCCGAATCGGTCGGCGGTCTCGTGATCAACGCGCTCGGCGATCTGCCTGAAGAAGGGCAGCGCGTGGAGTTCGACCGCTTCGACGTGGTCGTCAAGCGAATGAAGGGGCCGCGTATCGTGCTGGTGCGCGTGTATCCGAAGACCTTCGACGACGAAGGCGGCTGA